From a single Calditrichota bacterium genomic region:
- a CDS encoding ABC transporter ATP-binding protein, whose product MNVVLELAGVGRRYGEHVALDDVSLQLCAGEILGLIGPDGAGKTTLLRISLGLLHADNGRIRLLDYPLPENVRRIKARTGYMPQRFSLYPDLTVLENLRFFAALYQVPKSERANRETELLAFSRLAPFTERLAGRLSGGMKQKLALACNLIHRPEVLFLDEPTTGVDPVSRREFWDVLRGLARDGISIMVSTPYMDEAELCDRVALMRDGRIMMLGPVPSLTRASGLNILEVATDEPLQIQQALLTNGIPAGSIQRFGEVLHLRLDRPLDEALITGALQPYPCILRSVDPSLEDIFIYWDDIKSPSVATERQQDYA is encoded by the coding sequence ATGAACGTTGTCCTTGAACTTGCCGGTGTTGGGCGTCGTTATGGGGAGCACGTCGCATTGGACGACGTTTCGCTCCAACTTTGTGCCGGCGAGATCCTTGGCCTGATCGGACCGGATGGCGCTGGCAAGACAACGCTCCTCCGCATTTCCCTCGGCTTGCTTCACGCCGACAACGGCAGGATCCGACTGCTCGACTATCCGCTGCCGGAGAATGTCCGCCGGATCAAGGCTCGCACCGGGTATATGCCGCAGCGATTCAGTCTCTATCCCGACCTCACAGTTCTCGAAAACCTACGTTTCTTCGCTGCCCTCTATCAGGTGCCCAAAAGTGAACGCGCAAACCGCGAAACCGAACTTCTCGCCTTCAGCCGCCTGGCACCATTTACAGAGCGGCTTGCCGGGCGCCTTTCCGGGGGGATGAAACAGAAACTGGCTCTCGCCTGCAACCTGATCCACCGTCCCGAAGTCCTCTTCCTCGACGAGCCGACAACCGGAGTCGATCCGGTCAGCCGCCGCGAATTCTGGGATGTCCTGCGCGGCCTGGCTCGCGACGGAATATCCATTATGGTCAGCACCCCTTATATGGACGAAGCGGAACTTTGCGACCGCGTAGCGCTAATGCGCGACGGTCGCATTATGATGCTGGGGCCTGTTCCGTCCCTTACCCGTGCTTCCGGATTAAATATCCTGGAGGTTGCCACCGATGAACCTCTTCAGATTCAGCAGGCACTCCTGACGAACGGCATTCCCGCCGGATCCATTCAACGTTTCGGCGAAGTTCTGCACCTTCGACTCGACCGTCCGCTGGATGAGGCTCTAATCACCGGCGCGCTGCAGCCCTACCCCTGCATCTTGCGTTCGGTCGATCCATCGCTGGAAGACATCTTCATCTACTGGGATGATATCAAAAGCCCTTCGGTTGCGACTGAACGGCAACAGGACTATGCATAA
- a CDS encoding HlyD family efflux transporter periplasmic adaptor subunit, whose product MPTGLTLSPRHLIPGILLSLAFNACRTGPQPNPSGTFEAVSVAVSTTLAGRLLEVRPREGDIVQIGDTLAVLDIELLRLERDQAAAGYAAIEAQVRVIREGLARAERALTFIEDELARATALLESGSVRQQQTLELTARRDGARHEVDQVRRQIEVLHAERARLDATLKVLDRRIRDGVVLSPTEGQVVVRSAEPGEVVAPGRTILTLADLQTMELRIFLDANDLPKVKVGNAISILPDEHPGDTLRGQIEWISPEAEFSPKNAQTRDARAQLVFAVKIRVPNSDGRIRIGMPAEAMIGYKQ is encoded by the coding sequence GTGCCTACTGGACTTACCCTATCACCAAGACATTTGATCCCCGGCATACTGCTTTCACTGGCATTTAACGCTTGCCGGACCGGGCCTCAGCCTAATCCGTCCGGCACCTTCGAAGCGGTATCGGTTGCGGTCTCGACGACCCTTGCCGGAAGGCTGCTTGAGGTCCGCCCTCGAGAGGGTGACATCGTCCAGATTGGCGATACATTGGCAGTGCTGGACATCGAACTGCTTCGCCTCGAGCGCGATCAAGCCGCCGCTGGATATGCTGCAATCGAGGCTCAAGTGAGGGTCATTCGGGAAGGGCTGGCACGAGCCGAACGCGCCCTGACGTTCATCGAAGACGAACTGGCTCGAGCGACTGCTTTACTCGAAAGTGGTTCCGTCCGGCAGCAGCAGACCCTTGAACTGACCGCCCGTCGCGACGGAGCGCGCCACGAGGTCGATCAAGTGCGGCGCCAGATCGAAGTGCTTCATGCCGAACGCGCCCGCCTCGATGCAACCCTGAAAGTGCTCGACCGGCGCATCCGGGACGGCGTCGTGCTTTCACCGACTGAGGGACAGGTCGTTGTCCGCAGCGCCGAGCCGGGCGAAGTCGTCGCCCCCGGCCGGACTATCCTGACTCTCGCCGATCTTCAGACTATGGAACTGCGCATCTTCCTGGACGCGAACGACCTGCCCAAGGTGAAGGTCGGCAATGCCATTAGCATACTCCCCGATGAGCATCCCGGCGACACGCTAAGAGGCCAGATCGAGTGGATTAGCCCGGAAGCCGAATTCTCGCCCAAGAACGCCCAGACCCGCGACGCCCGTGCGCAACTTGTCTTTGCCGTAAAGATTCGCGTTCCCAACAGTGACGGCCGTATCCGTATCGGTATGCCGGCGGAGGCGATGATCGGATATAAGCAATAG